atatacatggattaatCGTGAAACTTTTAATTCAGACTCTAGTAAGACCAGAATAAGAAGTAAACTATATGTTAGCGACTAGGCATTAGATAAATGTGTTTGATTTTCCCTATACTTTCAGCATGAAGTCCagtttgtgttgatttttgactttgtgAATTCATACTATTTTATCTTTTACCACAGGAAAAGTGTCGGCCACTTGGTAGCGAGGCATTGCCAGAAGGAATTGTATCTAGAACTTCTAACTTGGAAATGCGCCCTTTATGgggaaaaattaacaaaaaggtACATGAGAGTATGATGAATTTCACTGAATTTTAGAACTCATTCTTGCACCTTTTAAGTTGTTTAATAGTGCATCAAGAGTCTAAATGTTTTCTGGTTTACAACTTGTCATATGAGACCATGTTCTGGCAATTACAACTGCATTGCTACATTTAAAAATTGCATTATGCTTTTTCTAGGTGGTAGATACTGATCATTGCTTCTTCCTcagattttcttgttctttttctctggTTTGTAATTCTTCTAAATTCGTTCTTTTTAGTTTCTTGTGTCCATGTTTATCTTTGAATGCACTTCTATTGCAGACAAAGGTTAAACATTCAGTAAATTTGTTGGCTATACCAGTTGGAATTAAGCAGAAAGAATTGGTGAACCAAATGGTTGAGAAGGTAATGGCTCTCCACGCTTGGTTAATGTTAATGAAAGTAAACTTGTCATCTTTGTgcttaatatttattttttccttcttttttcccctctttttgCTAGGGTCCAGACAACTctgatttttgtttatctaagtTAGGTATTTACTATTCATGGATATTGCAGTTTCTGGGAAACAACTTTGTTGTCATGCTTTTTCATTATGATGGTATTGTGGATGAGTGGAATGATTTGGACTGGAGTGGTCGGGTCATACATGTCGCTGCCACTAATCAAACAAAATGGTTAATATCTGATTTTAAGTGCTCATTCTTCATGCATTTAAAATCTTTTGTTGTCTAAATTTTCTTCTGATGGCACAGGTGGTTTGCAAAACGTTTCCTACATCCAGATATAGTTTCCGAGTATGATTACATCTTTTTGTGGGATGAAGACCTTGgagttgaaaattttcatccAGGAAGGTAACTGAGACACACTCTGAGAACTAGATCTTCTTCGTTGTATTGTGCTTTGAGAGTGCTAGTTTTTTTGCACATATTGGTGTATTAGAAATTTATCATATTTAAACAGAGAATaaagttaaaacaaaataaaaatgttgGTAACTAAGGTCTTGTTTTTTAGtagatatttattttaattgttcttGGTAATGAACTTTTGGCTGAATTATGGTTGCATCGCCATTTACTGAAATTGGAATATTAGCTGGCTTGAGCAGTAGAAAGTTGCTGCAAAAGAGTCTCAAGCATAACTTAACCGCCTTTTGTTGGATGGAACAATGAAATAATTGTCTACATGAGAGACCAAaagcgtacatcttgtataccCGATTATGCAAATTACTAAGTTCCTCTCAACTCTTTGTTGTGGTGTAACTACAAAGTTTAGTGCACAGCTTCCTCATCCCAGCCATGGGTGGGCTGCAAACAGCTATACTACTTCATCCTTACTGGTAATAATGGTGCAAAATCGTGTAAAACTGTGACCTTATGCAACCTAACTGTGGACAAAGCAGGAGCATACTTTTTGTTTGACCCTTTATAGTCAATTAATTTTCTACCAAAAGTACACTTTGTTAGTTTTCAAATAATCCATACTTTTAATGAATTATAAGAGTTTGTGGTTCCTAAACATGTATCATCTTCATACTTAAAGAGGCCATGGTGTGATTGGCTGAGAAAATCTAGAGAGTGGCTCAAGGAGCATGTCTATCATCATGAAATGAAAATATTTACCATCTCTCTTTGTATGTTTTCCAGGTACTTGTCGATTGTTAAAGAAGAAGATCTTGAAATTTCGCAGCCTGCATTGGATGCTGCTAAATCAAAGGTTCATCACCAAATCACTGCACGCAGGAGGAAATCGAGAGTGCACAGGTTGGGTAGATGTTTTATTAGTAGACAAATAGGAAAATGTTATGTCAAGTAAGTTGCTGGTTACTAGTTTTGCCACTGTATATGCTTCCAGCGTATTTGCTGGTCCTGAAATAACTGATTGATGTCTGCTACTGGACTCTAAAACattttaactaaacatgaataACCAAATAGATTAGCAGGCATAAAGCTATGTTTGTAAATCAAACTTTAGAGTAATGTTCATGGAAAAGTATCACTATGCTACCTGACAGGCACCAGTTGGAGAATATAACTATGGCCCTCTTGTTTTGGGATGTAGACACTGTCTTGCTAGAGGCTTATTTTCTTTGGTCTTTTTATGCTGATTTTGACCATGAGATATCTGTCTTAGAACCATGGATTCAGAATCTGCAACTCCTAATCTTGTAAAGTTTACATTAGTGTAATGTTTGAATGTATTTTTATGCTTCTAACAGGAGGTTCTTTAAGTTCAAAGGTGGAGGAAGGTGTTTTAGCAACAGCACAGCTCCTCCTTGTGTTGGGTAAATTTGCTGCTCTAATTTTCTGTACTTCATTTATGACTTTTCTCTAGCTTGAGACCACAACTTGTTGAACAGACTTTAGTAATTATGTCTAATTATCTTTTACAAAAGTTGGAAAAGGACCTGTTCTTACAATATGAGATTTACATGTAGTTGGGTGGAGATGATGGCTCCTGTATTCTCTAGAGCAGCCTGGCGTTGTGCCTGGTACATGATTCAGGTATTGGAATGTGAGTCTTTTGAAGAGCTAACAACCATTCATGTCTTTTGTGATTCTTTATATATTATGGTTATCAGATAATTGTGCATCAAGTATCTAGGTCAAACGAGCGTGCACACGCAGATATGTGTACACCCACTCTCTCTCAGGTCCGAGTGGCAGAATGTCACCGAATGGTGTTCAGTAGGACAGGGGTCTATATAGGTTACATGCAATAATGCTGGTCTAAACAAGATAAGTAGAAAAGAAAACTTTTGAGTGAGGTTCTTCTAGGATGAGTGAAATAACTTTCAGTCATTTTGCTTATGTTCCTTctgtttttttccttcttcctttcaCAGTCTTTTCCTTCTGTGCTGGAAAATAATGGGTGCTAAAACCTACTGTTTATGATAAATAACTTGGTCTCTTCTTGTATATGGCCTTGTTGAATTATGTTTTTTGGAAAGACAACCTTCAGAAATAATACAGTAGCCTCATTTCACAAGTCATACCCACATCTTTAGGGGAATTTCAGTGAGCCTTCTTATGGGGTTTTCATGTGCAGTAAGTTTCACTACTGTCAGCTGCAGCATCTCCCAGTCTGCTTTTCTATATTGGCAACTGTGTTTTACTGGTGGTTTTTTCCCCTTCAACAGAATGACTTGATCCATGGATGGGGCCTGGATATGCAGCTTGGTTATTGTGCGCAGGCAAGTTGTTGTAACTAGTGCTAAAGGCACACGCGATGTGTGTGCAATTCAAAAATGCTTTTTGACGAAtcaattttatataaaattttcattacTAAAGCAAACTGTGGTATTTTAATCTTTTCTCCCATCAAATGATGGTTTTAGTAGTTACAATGCTTAGAGAGTTAGAAGCAGTCATTTTGTAGAGATGTGTTTAGATTAATTATGGTTAAAAATAGTTACAGGTAGTTATTTTAGCAATTTGTGTTTAGGTAGTAAAGTAAGAAGTTATTTTAGTGAGGGTAAAATTGAAAGTACATAAAGTGATGGAAAATGTTTACCCCAAACCGTCTCCTCTccctttatatatagtatagatgTTATTGACCTGCTTGCATTGTTTTCTGGTAATGATCATATGTTGCTTTTGTGCTACTATGTATCAGGGTGATAGGACAAGGAAAGTTGGTGTGGTCGACTCAGAGTATATAGTTCACATGGGTCTTCCTACACTAGGTGGTGTTTTAGGTGGACACAAGGTTAGTAATCTCACGAAGCCTGTTTGTTTCCCTCTTTTTCTCTTGGGTAGGGAAGAGAGGAGATTCTATGTTTTCTTAATTGATCCGGCCACCACTAGGCCAGTGAAGTTGTACTTTTCTGCTTACCTGATTTTCTGCTGCATTCCTTGACTTTGTGCAGCTGACTGATGAATCTCCTGAATCTTCCACACAAACAGAGAATTTAGCAGACTCGGATACTTTGGTATGGCAGTGAAATTGAACTTACGTTAAAACTTCCCATCCCCTCAACGTTCCTCTCATCTAAATCGCGGCATATTTGTGTGAAATTGCAGGCAACTTCTGTACTCAATGAGTTTGACAACAGATCTGCTGTAAGTCTACAATTCTCCTAGGGTAGTGTTCATGGTCAATTATTTAGCTGCTTCTTAGTCTTCAGCAGTCAACTCTATGCTTAGGCTCATACTGGAAAATTTACGATGCTTTTGTGGTGTGTCTCTAGCTTTATCCTAGAATTTTCAGGAATAACTTCATTGAGGATGAGGGGTATTAGCAGCTTGTCTGCATTGATTAGTACGCCATTTCCAAACCTGTCATTGAATTTTGAGTGGTTTTAATCCTCGAGGATAATGCTATCGCTGCCTTTGCCACGGTTTTgcacaaaagtttctttttccaCTGTCATCATACCTCCTAATGAACGACATGCTTCGCCTGCTTTAACTTCCTctcatctcttcttttcttgctcTCAGGTCAGAAGACAATCCTACATTGAGATGAGAATTTTTAGGAGGAGATGGAATAAAGCTGTCAAGGCAGATCAATGTTGGGTTGATCCGTATAATAATCAAGTACAGCAGACAGTTCATTAGAGCACAGTTCCATCCTAAAGACTTCAGGACAAACATGGCTGATTTTTGTACAGAAACATACACATCTCTGGAAACACCgtaaagaaaattttttcctaTACCATGCAAAGCTGCATaatccttgaagagcttggttCCCAGGTGGTGATGATACTGGATACTGAAACTTTACCGACTGAGCCAGGGAAGAAGCAGCCTTTAACATTTCTTCTTTGTAATTGTACATTTTTTTGATGTCACAAATATGCTAGTTTTGATTGTATAGGATTTACTATTCCTTATACAGATCAAAAatagatgtttttttttttcctaaatgtAACAATACCATTttgttccttttatttattttttctggtGAGTTTGTAAATTAATTTCAAGTGAAATTCTACGAGTCTTTCAAACAATAagttttgttctttttcttttctctggcAAGAACGTAGAATAATTAGTTGACAAATCAATTGGACTCGGCATTTTGTCCAAGTAAGAAGTTGTTTGCATTAGTTCAAGGTAAGATGTTAGATTTGATAGAAACAATAAGGGAGCaaaaacaataataacagaATTGAGGGGGTTAACATATAATTAGAAAAAGTTCATCTGGGAATAAATTGTAAAATCTTATATTATGGTGGGCAGGAGGTGCAAATTCTTCGAGTCCAAGAATTTCAAGGGTTTAAGCCTTTAAACCCTAGGCCCTGAAACTTCTTCTCCCTCACTCATTTTCAGGGCACCACCCAACCAAACACTTGACTTCAGTCTGTCGAACTCAGCCACCGGTGACCATGTATCGGACCCTCCTCCGTCATTTTCGCCGCTCCACCTCTACCTCCACCGCCGGGACAGCTCATATTCTATCCCTCAAGAGCCAACACGTCCCGCAAAACCCAAATCAATTGATCGCACTCCGATCCTATGCATTCACTTCCGCCGAAGAAGCCGCGGCAGAGCGCCGTCGGAGAAAGCGCAGGATGCGAATCGAGCCTCCGATGTGGGCCCTCCGCCGCGACCCTCCATCCCATTCCCAGCAGGGTAGTGCCCCGAAAGGTCCTCCGATGCCTGACAGCACCTCAGCCCTAACCGGTCCTCGGCTGAACCTCCACAACCGCGTTCAATCCCTAATTCGCGCCGGGGATCTCGATTCTGCCTCTGCCATAGCTCGCCACGCTGTTTTTTCCAATGTCCGACCCACTGTCTTCACCTGCAACGCCATCATCGCGGCTATGAACCGCGCCGGTCGCTACACTGACTCGAAGAACCTCTTCCAATACTTTTTCAAGCAATCAAGTATTATCCCCAATATTGTCTCGTACAACAATCTTGTCCTTTCCCATTTCGGAAACGGGGACGTTGAGGAGGCAACCAATGTTTATCACCTTATTTACCAGGAAGCCCCTTTTTTGCCCTCGTCCTTTACTTATCGCCACCTTACAAAGGGACTTATTGATGCTGGCCGAATCGATGAGGCCGTCAGTTTCCTCAGGGATATGTTAGCTAAAGGTCAAGGTGCGGACTCGTTAGTGTATAATAATGTAATTTATGGGTTTCTCGAATTGGGCAATTTAGAtagagcaaatgaattttttgaagagTTACAAGAGAGGTGTTTGGTTTATGATGGGGTCGTTAGTGCGACATTTATGGACTGGTTTTTTAAGCAGGGGAGGGAGAAGGAGGCCATGGAGGCGTACAAGTATTTGATGAATAAGCAATTCAGAATGATCCCTGCTACTTGCAATGTGCTTTTGGAGGTATTAGTGAGGCATGGGAAGGAAAAGGAGGCTTGGGATTTGTTTAATAATATGTTGGATAATCATACTCCTCCCACTTTTCAGGCTGTGAATTCGGATACCTTTAATATTATGGTGAATGAGTGTTTTAGGTTAGGGAAGGTTTCGGAGGCCATGGAAGTGTTTAAGAAGGTTGGTAAGGCAGAAAAGTCGAGGCCTTTTGCCATGGACGTGGCGGGGTTTAATAATATGATTGTGAGGTTATGTGAGGTTGAGAAGTTGGAGGAGGCTGAGGGTTATTTTGTGCAGCTGCAGAGTAAGTCTCTGTCACCAGATGTTACGACCTTTAGGACTTTCATTGATGCTTATATTAAGGCGGGCAAGGTGGGTGAAACTTTGGAGAAGTATAGGATGATGGTGGTGGCTGGCCTTAGGGTCATTCCCGCTTATGCTAATAAATGGTttagtttcttgattgaaaaagggAAAGTGGAGGAGTGCGTGCCTATTCTGATGAAGATGTGTGAGAGAGAACCGAAACCTGATGTTACAACTTTTGAGATTGTGATCAGGGGGCTCTGCGGAGTCGGTGAACTGGAGGCCTGCTCTTATGTGGTAACTCAGATGATTACCTTTGGTGTTGGTGTCACCCCTGCGCTCAAGGAATTTCTGTTGCATGTTTTTGAGAAAGAGGGAAGGCTTGAGGTTATCGAGAGAATTGTAAATGCAAGATTTCCATTTTATCCACCCCCACAGGTGCCAGCATCCCAAATGCCCGGACAGGTGCCAGCATGGCGGGTACCATTAGCAACCCCTCAGTCGGGAATGACATCATTTTCCCTGTCTCCTCAAATTCCAACACAGGTACCTCCTGCAGGCCCACAAAGCCCTTGGCAGTCCTCTGTTTCACCTCAACTGCCCAGCCAAGCGGCAGCAGGTGCTACTCAGATGTCGTGGCAGGCTTCTGCTTCTTCTGAAATGCCAGGACAATCACCGGCAGGGGCATCTCAAATGCCAGTGCAGGCTTCATTTACTGCTCAAGCTCCTAGAGCTGCTCAAGGGCCATGGCGGGCTTCAGTTTCCTCTCACAATCCAGGGCAAACATCTCCAGCAGCTTCTCAAATGCCATGGCAAGCATCATCCGCTGCTCAAACTCAAGCTCCTAGAACGTCAGAAATGCCATGGCAGGCTTCAGTTTATTCTCGAATGCCTGAGCACGCATCATTTCCTTCTCACTCCCCAGGAAACGCCCCAGGAGCTTCTCAAATGCAGTGGCAGCAACCACCCGGAGCTTCTCAGAGGCAATGGCACACATCGTCTCCACAAGCACCAGGAGCTTCTCATGTGCCATGGCAGACTTCATCTTCTCCACAAGCACAAGGAGCTTCTCCGATGACATGGCAGGCATCATCTTCTCCACAAGCACCGGCATCTTCTCAGATGTCACGGCAGACGGCATCTTCTGCACAAGCAACAGGAGCTGCTCAGATGCCATGGCAGACATCATCTTCTCCACAGATGCCTGAACAAGCAGCAGCACCTTCTCAAATGCCAGAACAGGTAGTAACACATCAAATGAGGAAATAAGCAATGCCATCATCTCCAATGATAGAATGAATGGAATTTTCAGAAAGGCAGGTCAGGTGACAGTCAACTGTTAGGTACACAATCCCACTCAAGTCATATCCTTTCTGAGTTGGGCTTCAAACTATACGTCATACATCTATTCTGGTCACAACATTGATAACGTAAATGAGATTAGTTTTGCAACTGAGTGTAGTGTATCAATTTCTTGTCATTATTATAGAGTTATGTGCCAAGTACAAGGCATCTGTTTTATTAGATTTTTTGGTTATTCTGACCTCTTTATGATTAAAAATCTATTCGAGTATTAGCTTTgcagccccacttccccctccCTCCACCCCCAAAACCccaatacacacacacacacacacaccgaCTGGGTAAAGTAGTGAAATACCTAAGCCTCCTCAGTGCCAGACAAAGACCTTGCTTGCGACACTCGTAGCCCTCTCGATTAAACAACCGTCATCCCAGAGGATCCTGGAAATATTCAAAGGTGGTGGAATGAGGTCCCAATCTTCAACTGTCAACCTGTATTCACAGGTGACCGTTATATCCATTTTTTATTGCCGGCAAAGTGTTTCCTATGGCTTTCCACTGGGGGTTCATTATCTATGGGCTCCATATCAACCAGGAAATAGGCTTGTCTGTTAAAAGGTTTTATTGATTTGAGTTGTATCTGCTTCTACTCGCTCTATAGATGGATCCATCTTGGGGAAGGGATGTGATCTTTGTGGTTTTTAATTCGTTTGAGATGTCAATTGGCAGCAAAGTTTCCTTAGGTTGAAGCTGTTAAAATGCAGATTTTGTGGATGATTGCCCTTAGTTTGTTATTTTCTCCATTCCCTCCTATTCTGCCTGTCGCAGAGTTgggatttgttttttttttattttatttgtagcTCTGGGAAAGAGGGGTAGAGGAGCAGTGATGACTCATGAAGCCACAGAGTAGTTGCTGGTGCTCCAAAACACTATAGTGAAGCCTGAGATTACTCACTTTTACCAAACTGGACAAGTAACTGCAATTAGGTGGAGTGAGTAGCCTCTATCCTTCTTTACTTTCTGCAGGTTCTTACCGAATCATTTTGAGGGAAAAATAGCTGGAGCTATAGGATTGGGTTTACTTATTCTGAGACATTGCTGATGTTGGAGTGACAATCTATACGCCTCTCCTTTTATTTCTCTTCCTATGCTGAGTTAGAAGCTCATTATCAGCTTCCTGGCTCAGCACTCAGCAGCTCCTCCAGTCCCTTTTAGGGAATGAAGTAAAAGATTTATCAGTCTTTTCATTGTCATTTCAATCTGAAGGCTCAGTAAATGCTCATAGCTGCAGTTCTCTGTTGTATTTAGGAAGAACAGTTCTGTGTATATTGGTATATTGCGCCAAAGTTGGCTTACTCAATACTTGATAAATTAATTGCCAAGACGTACATTAACTCCAAGAATTATGCTATTATATTCCTAAATGACAATCATATGGCATGTCAAGGAAATTCAACTATTGCATCTCCTTCTTGTAATTTTTTATAGCTCCAAAGGATCCAAATACCATTTTCTCTTTTCAACTCTTCTTCCGTGGAAGTTGCAAATCTACGTATTCGTGCTCATTCTATTTTAGTTTCTGCATCATATGTGGTTCGGAGATGACATTTTGCTCTTTTTCATGTTAAGGAATTCCTTCAAATCAGGGGCAGAAGCAGTTTTCAATTAATAGGTACCTAAATTGGTGTTTGAATGGGGTGATGGCATTTCCGGTTTCAAAGATGAAGTTTTTGGAGATGCTGGAGAGACTTTTAAAGTGGAAGCTGCGTGAAGGTGAGGTCGAAAGTAGTAAACAACTAGAAGGCTGGATTCGTTGCTTGACATGGATTtgttttccaaccatcataaTGTCAAACCTATATTGGTGAATATTAGAGTAGATAGACTGCTGTCCGTCTCATTGTACCGAAATGAACTTGAGAAAGTTAAATATAGGAGTGAAAATGCTGGAGGAATCTGACTTTCGATAGACATTGAACCTTTTAGAAATCTAGCATAACCTCCCTTGGAATTCTTTTTGTCCGGAATTCACTGTCAGGTTGGAGGTTTATCATGGTCTTGACATATTGTAGTTTGGATTTTGTGTTGGAACAGTGAAGAGAGACCAAAAGCAAGTTCTGAagtttttttttacttcttctCCCTTCCCTTCATCAAAGTAGTGAAGTTTTTAAAGTTGGATTAGGAGCTTAAATACTTAATTAAGGTACAAAATCTTACTCTAAACAATATGCAATTTATATGCAACACgaacataaattaaataatgATCTATCTCCTTAATTTTAAGGATTCACATATTTATATCTATCATTTCAACGTGTAATTTTATAACTTACTCACTTTTTAGTAGGTAAGGTAACACAAAGTTACTTCAGATGAACAAAGCCAAAGGGCTATGAGTTCCAACTTATGCTCTCCTACATCAATGATCCAGCAGATCCTGGGCCTGGTTGAGGACCATATCCTCTGCTGGCAAGTTCTGTACATTCAGCAGCCTCTATCAAATGACAAAAATCTGGCAAAATTTCGGCCTAAGCACACGAAAGGGTCTAAGATAAAAGTTCTAAACATCACAACTAGAAACTCTACATAAGCCACAACTCTCAATATCTCATCACTTCCGAACTGAGATTCAATAAAGGCTCCAAAGCATCGGGAGTAAATTTTCGTGCAAAGAGGTAACAAACATTTGTCGTACTTTTTAAATTGTAAGAACATGCTGTCCCGTTGTTCCTTATTGATCGAATAAAGCCTTCCGTAACATTAACTGCAGTAAACGTCCCAGGATGTGGTGCAATTACAGACCAATCAACATAAGTCACCGTTCGGTTTGCATTCATGGCTCCATAAAACTTGTGAAGGAATGTTGGGAGGTAGTGCTCATCTGGATAACAAGAAGGCCTGCAATGTTTCTTAAAGATTGAGTAGTATTTTGTTTCTGCTACAACAATAGCAGCCAAGTAGCGGTTAAGCTCAAACCACTGGGACCCTTTTCTCCAATCTGCAAGCCTAATACCTGGCTGCATCCGACGGCTGTAACGGCCACGGCCATAACGAGAGGGATCATCATATGACTGAACAAAACTATGCATGGACCCAGTAAGGTATCTGTAGACAGCTGGGAAATTATACACAGGGATACAACTCTCAGAGAGAAGAACAAAACGTTCGTTGGAAAAGTCAAGCAATGCATTGGCTAAAAGCCGTTTTTCTGCATCAACGAGGGATACTGTTCCCCATTCAACACGCTGCAAAGGAAGAAAATATAATGCTCAGGAAATGAAACAGCAAAGAGACTGGAGTTATGCAGCTGTATAATTATTTGAAGATACGAGCTCCATCATCTTATGTTTTACCAGATTTGTTTGCAAATTTCTGCTTAACCATGAAGCATACTATGAACTGTGTCAATACTAAAGAGGCTATGGCAGAGGAAGTGACGTtgccaaaaaaattcaaataaaattcaCCGACCGACAAAAGTTCATGAACAGaaaggaaattccaaaggagcACAAAGACTAGAAGACAGTGTAGTTATGactaaaatatgaaagaaaCAATTGAAGGAAAAAGACCAAATACTTGTAATGGCAGTAAGATCTAATTAAAAACTCACAAAAAATGCACAATTTAGTACGTTCTAAATAGGATACCAGGTACCAACTCATATGTGCTGCAGTATCCTAAAAAGACGATATTTACAAGAACTTGGCTAGATTATGGCAGGGAACCTTAGGAGAGTCGCCAACTCCAACTACCATCCACGTACGTTCCATACTAGATCAAGCAAACTGCCCACCGTAACTCTTGTAAGTTCCTGACAGTCTATCTTTCTAATTGAATAACAAATTAAAAGGCAATTGATAAGCTATTCCACGGCAAACTGCCCACTGTACCTCCTGTACGTTCTTGATAGTCTATCTTTCTAACCGAGTACCAAATTAGAAGGCAATTTATAAGCTATTTCATCCAGGGATTTCCTGTTGAAGTTGCCAAGTTAACCTAAAAAATTACGATTAAATATGCAAGGGTAGTGTTGCGCACAACTGATAACCTTTAAAAGTGCAATAGTCATAAGATGCTTACACAGGGCGTTAACCATCAAAAGAGGAGTAAAAAACAGATAACGGTCACAACATCCATGATGCAGCACAAAACATCTTCATCTGGCAGTTTTAGTGTCAAAAATAAGAATGTAACATAAGGCTCACAACTAGATGATCCACAGAATACCAGATGGGTAGCCAAAAAATCCTTAAACAAAGCACAGAATAGGTTTAGAAATGCctctttcatttcttcttcccCCTTGTTTTCTGCATACAGAGT
This portion of the Coffea arabica cultivar ET-39 chromosome 2e, Coffea Arabica ET-39 HiFi, whole genome shotgun sequence genome encodes:
- the LOC140036870 gene encoding uncharacterized protein isoform X2 encodes the protein MKSFSFVSLMPDPKARLYLCSLFVTASLICCVYVIGTAFLAKDDIIFSGFGMNDTQHDAQVDKCKEKCRPLGSEALPEGIVSRTSNLEMRPLWGKINKKTKVKHSVNLLAIPVGIKQKELVNQMVEKGPDNSDFCLSKLGIYYSWILQFLGNNFVVMLFHYDGIVDEWNDLDWSGRVIHVAATNQTKWWFAKRFLHPDIVSEYDYIFLWDEDLGVENFHPGRYLSIVKEEDLEISQPALDAAKSKVHHQITARRRKSRVHRRFFKFKGGGRCFSNSTAPPCVGWVEMMAPVFSRAAWRCAWYMIQNDLIHGWGLDMQLGYCAQGDRTRKVGVVDSEYIVHMGLPTLGGVLGGHKLTDESPESSTQTENLADSDTLATSVLNEFDNRSAVRRQSYIEMRIFRRRWNKAVKADQCWVDPYNNQVQQTVH
- the LOC140036870 gene encoding uncharacterized protein isoform X1 is translated as MVTFAYMHQSTRVHMRIIYIYIHVCVCVFVHVCIHIMYRQRCKDKVSVCIDMYRKCNVVFWVSLMPDPKARLYLCSLFVTASLICCVYVIGTAFLAKDDIIFSGFGMNDTQHDAQVDKCKEKCRPLGSEALPEGIVSRTSNLEMRPLWGKINKKTKVKHSVNLLAIPVGIKQKELVNQMVEKFLGNNFVVMLFHYDGIVDEWNDLDWSGRVIHVAATNQTKWWFAKRFLHPDIVSEYDYIFLWDEDLGVENFHPGRYLSIVKEEDLEISQPALDAAKSKVHHQITARRRKSRVHRRFFKFKGGGRCFSNSTAPPCVGWVEMMAPVFSRAAWRCAWYMIQNDLIHGWGLDMQLGYCAQGDRTRKVGVVDSEYIVHMGLPTLGGVLGGHKLTDESPESSTQTENLADSDTLATSVLNEFDNRSAVRRQSYIEMRIFRRRWNKAVKADQCWVDPYNNQVQQTVH
- the LOC140036870 gene encoding uncharacterized protein isoform X3; the encoded protein is MPDPKARLYLCSLFVTASLICCVYVIGTAFLAKDDIIFSGFGMNDTQHDAQVDKCKEKCRPLGSEALPEGIVSRTSNLEMRPLWGKINKKTKVKHSVNLLAIPVGIKQKELVNQMVEKGPDNSDFCLSKLGIYYSWILQFLGNNFVVMLFHYDGIVDEWNDLDWSGRVIHVAATNQTKWWFAKRFLHPDIVSEYDYIFLWDEDLGVENFHPGRYLSIVKEEDLEISQPALDAAKSKVHHQITARRRKSRVHRRFFKFKGGGRCFSNSTAPPCVGWVEMMAPVFSRAAWRCAWYMIQNDLIHGWGLDMQLGYCAQGDRTRKVGVVDSEYIVHMGLPTLGGVLGGHKLTDESPESSTQTENLADSDTLATSVLNEFDNRSAVRRQSYIEMRIFRRRWNKAVKADQCWVDPYNNQVQQTVH
- the LOC113731946 gene encoding pentatricopeptide repeat-containing protein At1g10270, which translates into the protein MYRTLLRHFRRSTSTSTAGTAHILSLKSQHVPQNPNQLIALRSYAFTSAEEAAAERRRRKRRMRIEPPMWALRRDPPSHSQQGSAPKGPPMPDSTSALTGPRLNLHNRVQSLIRAGDLDSASAIARHAVFSNVRPTVFTCNAIIAAMNRAGRYTDSKNLFQYFFKQSSIIPNIVSYNNLVLSHFGNGDVEEATNVYHLIYQEAPFLPSSFTYRHLTKGLIDAGRIDEAVSFLRDMLAKGQGADSLVYNNVIYGFLELGNLDRANEFFEELQERCLVYDGVVSATFMDWFFKQGREKEAMEAYKYLMNKQFRMIPATCNVLLEVLVRHGKEKEAWDLFNNMLDNHTPPTFQAVNSDTFNIMVNECFRLGKVSEAMEVFKKVGKAEKSRPFAMDVAGFNNMIVRLCEVEKLEEAEGYFVQLQSKSLSPDVTTFRTFIDAYIKAGKVGETLEKYRMMVVAGLRVIPAYANKWFSFLIEKGKVEECVPILMKMCEREPKPDVTTFEIVIRGLCGVGELEACSYVVTQMITFGVGVTPALKEFLLHVFEKEGRLEVIERIVNARFPFYPPPQVPASQMPGQVPAWRVPLATPQSGMTSFSLSPQIPTQVPPAGPQSPWQSSVSPQLPSQAAAGATQMSWQASASSEMPGQSPAGASQMPVQASFTAQAPRAAQGPWRASVSSHNPGQTSPAASQMPWQASSAAQTQAPRTSEMPWQASVYSRMPEHASFPSHSPGNAPGASQMQWQQPPGASQRQWHTSSPQAPGASHVPWQTSSSPQAQGASPMTWQASSSPQAPASSQMSRQTASSAQATGAAQMPWQTSSSPQMPEQAAAPSQMPEQVVTHQMRK
- the LOC140036871 gene encoding glycosyltransferase BC10-like → MAMQKSRGEKDDVENRLATTASVKDSSVSLLRVISVLIIFVVGVVIGLVSSSHIDSYFRIQQFYTNRAPVFDDRNCTIVINTCETEDCLSMKSFIRPKNLTHGLSDEELFWRASLVPKKEEFPFNRVPKVAFMFLTRGPLPLLPLWERFFKGEDKKKYSIYVHAQPGFQLNVPNSSVFYRRQIPSRRVEWGTVSLVDAEKRLLANALLDFSNERFVLLSESCIPVYNFPAVYRYLTGSMHSFVQSYDDPSRYGRGRYSRRMQPGIRLADWRKGSQWFELNRYLAAIVVAETKYYSIFKKHCRPSCYPDEHYLPTFLHKFYGAMNANRTVTYVDWSVIAPHPGTFTAVNVTEGFIRSIRNNGTACSYNLKSTTNVCYLFARKFTPDALEPLLNLSSEVMRY